Genomic DNA from Pseudomonadota bacterium:
TCCGGTTTCGGGTCGCCCTCCAGCGATCGGCTGCATTAGCGGCGCGCGAGGTTTTTTTGGCAATGGAAGCCTGATAATGTCGATTGACTGATGATCAAGCCTTCGTCCCCGTATTTGCGCGTTCGTTCAGCCAGCGCGCTATTTTTCAACCAAGTGGCATATAAAGGTTGGTAGGCCATGGAGCAGTTTCCGCGTCGTAGTTGGTTTTTGTTGGTGGCGCTTCTGATTGGTGGCACGGTCAGTATGACGGCCCAGGCGGAAGGGTACACCGCGTTGCAGTATCAAATCCGCTTCGGCGGGGAACGGCAGATAGAACACAATTTTCTTTTGCTTTCGAAATACCGGGGCTGGGGGCTGGATGACCAATCCGCGCCGGCGGTGGCGCACATCTACAGCACCAATCCGGAGAATCCGCATCTGTTTAATCTCGGGCCTGTCGGAGCGACAGTGCGGGTGGTTCTGCCGGCCTTGGTCGCCGGCGCGGGAAGCATCGCGGTGTTGAGTGATTACGGTGATGACGATTCGGACGACGTTCAGCCTCCCACTTTGCCGACCCAGCCAAGCGGCAATGAGCAGCGTCGGGAACTATTGATTCGGGCGGCTCAAATCGGCTTGCTCGTCGGCGGCACGGTGGTGCAGAACTTTATCGATAGCCAGACTGATCCGGATCCCGTTCCCGTAACAACGTTGACCATGCCGTAAATGGCCCCGTGTACACCGAGGACCACGGCTCGTCGTCTGAGCTGAAAAGCCATCCGCGTTGCCTAAAAGCCTCACGCCATAGCCAAGTCATCCATGCGCCGAGAAAACCGCCAACGAGTACATCGCTCAAAAAGTGAGCGGTCACGGCCACGCGGCTGAAAGCCGCGGCGATAAAAAGCGGGATCAACCATCGGCTCGCCCGCGGCGCGAGATAGATCAGGGCGGTTGCCAGTGCGATAGCCGTGGTCGCGTGGCCTGATGGGAATGACGCGAAATCATAACCAAGACGGAAAAAGTGAAAGCCGTAAGTGTCGCTTTCGAACAGCACGACGCAACGTGCGCGCCCAAACAGAATCTTGAGTATATTGACGGCAATTCCCGAGCTTGCGACACAGCTGAACACGAACGCGCACTGCAGAGCGACGCGCCGGGTATCGAAGGGGAGTCTCATCCGAATATCGGGTTGACGGCACACATAGGAAAAGATCAGCCAGCCCGCCAAACTCGGAACCAGTGAGTAACTCGAGTCGCCCAGGGCATCGAGGCGGGCAAAAAACGACTTGAAGGGTGCCTCGGGCGATCGAAAGAAGCGGGCCAAGGGCTGGTCTGCCAGGAAAAAAGACGGAATTGACAGTACTGCGATGATGCAGAGCCCCGTCAACCAGGGGTGATCGCTGACCCAGTCGGTGACGAGCTGTCGATTAGGGCGATTGGCGAGCGTGGTTCGTTTCTGCGTTGTCATGACTCAATCCGCTGGCATGCACGTGGTTAGGCCGATCAAGCGCAAGGATGGCCAAGTCCATCCAGTCGCCGCCGTTGTAGTTGAAACCGCGAATCTCGTCCCACCATGTCGCGCCCAGTCCACGTTCTTTCAATAACTCCAAAAACTTTTGCGCGTCTTGGCGGGGAATCAGGGCCACTTTGGCGTTGCCGTTTCCCAGCAGCTTTGCGGCTGCTTCGGTGCTTGCGGCCAGTTGTGTCGATCGTCCCAACAGGAAGACCAGACTGGGTTCGTGATATCCCACCGCTGTCACACGGTCACTGGCCAGTTCGTGCGCTTGCAGGGATTCGGCGATTCGGGGACTGATCCAAAGCGGCGTGAGTCTCGGTAGTAGACCCAGGTAGAAACTCATCGCAAACGCAATGGCCGTGACACTGGTCCATCGGAAGAGCCGTCGTCCGTCGGAGTCCTTCAGCGCGTAAACGATAGCGAGACTACCCAAAATGACCGTCGCAACGGTGAACAAAGAAGCCACCGGAATGCCGAAACCCAAATGCCATGGAATGGCGACGCATAGGGCAATCAAGGCGGAGCCGCCGAAAGCGCCGAATGCCCCGGCAAGCACGCGCGCTCCTGGGGCGGCTGCCTGCCACGTTCCTTTCGGGCTTGCCAAGGCGGCCGCTACCAGTAGGCTGGCGGCGGGAAAGACCGGCAGAATATAGTGCGGTAGTTTGGTGGCTACCAGTTCTAACATGAGCCATGTCGGTAACAGCCAAGCGATGCAAAAGCGCACAGCCGGATCATTTCGGGAACGCCAAACCCACGGGGTCGCAACCAAGGCGAACAAGCTCGCGGGCCAGAAAGTCAGTGCAAAAGAGAGCAGATAGCTTCCCGGTGCTGCGCCATGAGATTCCTGGCCAGATGGAACTTTGGCCAACAGATCTCCCAACAGCGCATCGCGAACGAAGCGTCCTTCCGTGGCGATGGAAATGGCAATGATCCAGGGCAACACCAAGCCAGCGACAATCAGCAAGCCCCAGCCGGGGCGGAGTGATCTGAGCCAGCGTCGGTTGTCGTCGGTGATGGTCAGCCAGGCCACGGTGAGGCCGGAGATGGCACAAATGATCGGGCCCTTGATCAGAATGCCCAAGCCTTGGGCAATCCAAAAAAGAACCGCCCAAAAGATTGGCGACGGTTTGTTTTTCGGGTCCAAATAGAGACGGGCAAGACAACCCTGGGCGAGTACGATCACGGCCAGCAGGACCGCGTCAGTCTTGGCTAATCGTGCTTCCACGCCCAGCAGCACCGAACTGGCCAAGAACAGCGCGGACAATGCGGCAACGGGTCGACTGAAAAGGCGTTGCCCCAGTTGATATGTGAGCAATACAGCCGCGATGGCACCGAGCAACGAAGGTATCCGGTAGGGCCAGATGGCTTGCTCGCCGGCGAAAGGCGCCAGGATCCGGGCAGACGCGGCCTGTAGCCAATAAACGCCCGCCGGCTTGCGATTTCGTTCATCATCCTGAAAGCGAATCGTGACCCAATCGCCGCTTTGCCACATTTGTCGGCTTGCTTGAGCGAATCGCGACTCGTCCCGGTCAGTCGGTGGTAGCGATGTGAATCCCGGCAGGAAAAAGAGTAGGCAAAGTAAGACCAACCAACCCGCGACGCGGCGGGGCGGCCGGCGGTCGAGGTCGGTCGAAAGCGCCGGCACGTTCGTGGTATGCAGCAACATGGGCGTGCCGTGTTCCTGGTGCATTGGGAGATGTGGCCTGATGTGGCACGATAGCGGCTTGATGTGACGTCCCAATGACGGATCTGCACCCCGTGGTGATTCGGACTGTCAACCGCTTGTCATGATGATCAGTCTTACTTTGAGGGCTGTGATGTTGAGTTCAGTAGCGAGCCTTGGAAGTGACCACACCGCTCCCCGCCAACCCATCAACCGGTGGCCGGCGGTGGCTTTTCTTTTCGTCAGCGCGGCGGTGACGGTTTGGCACGTCGCCTTCTTGTATCAGGGCTGGTTGAATCTGTTTTTCGACGAAGCCCAATACTGGTTTTGGTCGACCGAGCCGGCGTTCGGATATTTTTCCAAGCCGCCCATGGTGGCTTGGATCATCTATCTCACGACCAGTTTGCTGGGCGACAGCGAATTTGCCATCAAGGTCGGTTCACCGTTGGTTCACTGCGCCACGTCGTGGTTGATCTTTGCCTTGACCCGCGATTTGTATGGCCCAAAGGAGGCCTTCTGGGCCGGCCTGGGGTATCTCAGTTTGCCGGCGGTGGCTTTTTCCAGCGCCATTGTTTCCACCGACCCACCCTTACTGTTGTTTTGGGCGGCCAGCTTAGTGTGTTTGCACCGGGCGCTCACGGGAGGGCAGTGGATCTGGTGGGTCGGCCTTGGTGTGGCGATCGGGTTGGGCATGCTGAGCAAATACGCCATGCTGTTTTTCCTGATGGGCTTGGTGGTACACGGGTTGTGGAGCGGTTCGCTGACCAAGCTGTTGCATCGGCGATTCGCGCTGTCCGTGCTCATCGCGGGTTTGATTTACCTTCCGAATGTGCTGTGGAACCTGGATCATGGGCTGGTCAGTTATGTTCATACGGGTGACAACGCCCGATTGGATCGGGCTGGCCTCCGGCCGGGTGAATTTCTGGCCTTTGTTGCCAGTCAGGCGCTGGTCTTCGGACCCGTGTTCTTCGGCGCATTGGTGGCCATTTTGCTGCGATTATTTCGCAGCCGATCGGTTTCCGAGCGTACGGGTTTTTTGCTGAGTTTCTCCCTGCCCCCTCTGATCTTTTACAGCGTGTTGAGTCTGGTCTCAGGTGCGAATGCCAATTGGGCAGTGACGGCCTATGTCAGTGCTGTTCCGCTCGTGACTGCGACCTTGTATCGGCACCGAAAATGGTGGCTCTATGGCGCGTTGGTGTTGCATGCGGCGCTGGCTGTCGCACTGCATGAAATTCCCAAGAGTCCCCAGCCGTTTGGGTTCGAGCTCTCCGCCCGCAGCGACCCGCTTCGCCGGATCCGCGGCTGGGATGAGATGGGCGCACAAGTCGTCGCGCTTTGGAAGCTTTATCCCGAGGCGAAGGTGCTGGTGACCGATCGTCCCTCCGCGGCCGAGTTTTTGTACTATGCTCGCCCCGCGCCGGTCGTGAAGTGGAACGCGGACGGCGATATCGATGACCACTTCGACCTGGTCAGAGGCTTGCGCGATGAGGATACCGGGCGCTATTTGCTTGTCACCGACAAGTCACAGCCTACCGATATCCTGGCCAGGTTTGAGCGTATAATTTCGCTGGGTACGTTATCTGCGCCGCGCTGTTGCGGAGATTCGATGACCTACCACGCGTTTTTGCTCAGTGCATTTAGGGGTTACGGAACCGCTACGGACGAGCAACCCACAGGGAGGTCCCACTGATGCCGCAGCATGTCATATTCTGGGTGGCCGGGCTGACGGGTTTGATGGCGCTGGTGTTTTTGTTGTTTCCCGAGATCGATCTGTGGGTGGCTGGCTGGTTTTTCCTGGAGCCGGGGCGCTTCGTTTTGACCGACACGACAACGGCCTGGTGGTTGGGCGAAGCGGTGGATTTCATCGTCTTGGCAGTATTGCTCGGTTTGCTGTTCGGCTTGACCCGTTGCTGGCGGAGCGGTCATCAATCCTTTGGGATGAATCGCCGCCGGATCTTATACTTACTGCTGGTGATGCTGCTCGGCCCCGGTTTGATGGTCAATACCGTATTTAAGGACAACTGGGGACGTGCCAGACCATTGCACGTTTCGGAGTTTGGGGGAGATGCGCAGTTTACGCCTCCCGTCCTGGTTGCCGAGCAATGTGAACGCAATTGCTCCTTTGTCTCGGGCGACGCCTCTGTTGGGTTCTACTTTGTGGCTTTGGCATTCGTATTTCGTCGCAAGTGGTTGCGCTTGATGTTATTTGGCGGCGCGGCCGGCCTGTTTTTGGGATTCGAGCGAATGCTGCAAGGTGCGCACTTTTTGAGTGACGTCCTTTTCTCCGGGGTCGTGACCTTCGCGGTGGCATGGCTGCTTGCCCAGGTTTTCCTGCCGGAAGACCGTGTCGCATGGTGGCCATCAGTTCGTGGTCGGCCTGCATCATCCACCTGATTTTTTAATCGCGACAAACGCTTGCTGATCATTCTCTCCGCTTGCGCCATTCCATCCCGTGAGGCTTGGGTCTGCCTACATTCGTCCACCAGGATGTGATATTTGTATTTCCCTAACGCGTCGAGAGAACGCACGATGGGGGAGAGATATGGAGGGTTTGGAGCGGCCGACGGCCGAGATGGCCGAAACCTGGGAATATGGCGTAGAACCTGGGTTAACGCTCAGGGGCGGAATCATCGATCGTGGTCGCTCCACGCTGATTCATTTTTTGCCGGGAACGGCTTTTGCCTGCCGATTGTATTGGCCATTTCTTTCTCGCCTGGCCGAACACTACGATCTTTTCTGGCACGATCTCCACGGTCACGGCGAATCGGATGACGGTGGGCTGGAATTCCGGGGTTGGCGCTTTACGGTCGATGCCGCCACCGCCATGATGGATCGTTTCGGTTTGCGCCATGGCGAACGCCGTATCGTGGGCATGGGCCACAGTTACGGTGGCTGTATGACCTTGATTATGGCGGCAGAGCGGCCCGAGCTTTTCGGACAATTATTGTTGACCGATCCTTTTATGGTTCCGGAATCGCGCGAAGTAACCTACCGCAGCATGATGCCGACCCTGGTGCAGCGTACCCGCCAGCGCAATCCGGTCTGGTCCGACGAAGCCGCTGTAAGAAGTTATCTTAAAGCGCGGCTCATGTTTCAAGATTGGCACGAAGAAGCGGTCGACGCGTTCATTCGGTACAACATGTCGCCCACGGACAGCGGGCAACTGCAACTCAAGTGCCCACCCGTCATTGAGGCCGGGGTATACGACGATGTCGTCGATGCGCTTTGGCCCAGTGTAGACGTTCTCCAAACGCCGACAGTGATACTCTCCGGGGATCGTACAGTGCCGTTTTTCCGAGAGGGTCACGATCTGGCGGCGCGAATCAATCCCCACGTCGGTCTGATCCGGGTCGCCGGCGGTCACAACTTCATGCAAGAACGACCGGAAATTATCGCCCGTCAAGCCCTGGACGTGCTCGGTGCGTCCTCGTAACGAACAAGCCAGGGGCGAGCTGATTATGATTTCGGTCCAACGCCTCCCGGTCTTACCCCTTTGACGCAGATCAAAGTCCTTGCGGCTCTGAACGGCGAAAGTGAATTCGCCCCGTCGCATGGCGCGTGGGGATAGGGAGTCCGGCCGGCCCTTACCATTAAGTTGTTGGTCGAGCTGGACGGGATGAAGATAAGGAGGAGATCAAATGGGGCGCATCAAGCTCAGGGTTCTGTTGATGTTATCGCTGCTCGGTCTGGTTTTGCCGATCGTTGGCATGGCCGAGGTTCATAAGCACGAGGTGGATTACTGTGGTTTGTGTGGCAAGGAAGTTGCCAACGCCCATGTGAAGTTCGTCGTGACCTATCCCGGTGGAAAGCAGGAAACGTTAGGGTGTGCGGGTTGCGGTTTGAGTGTCATGAGCGTGCAGAAAGTCGAGGGCGGGCAAACCATGGACTTCCTGCGGGGTGAAATGCTCGATGCCAAGGTGGCGTTCTATGTCGTCGGTTCCGACTTCGGTGCTTGCTGTGCGCCATCGTGGTTGTCTTTCTCCAGCCAGAAAGAAGCGGAGAAATTCGCCAAGGGCTTCGGCGGCGAGGTTCTTGATTTCGATGGTGCCATGGCGTGGCTGGCGAAATAGTTCGCGAAGTCATTGATTAGCGCAAAGGCTAACCGCGGTCGAAACTAATCTTCGGCCGCGGTTTTTGATCGCTTGGAGAGGTGGAACGGACGCTCACCTGAGGTCTGTCGCGCCGCCGCCGCTCGCTTCATAGAAGATACATCAGATTCGGCAGTACACACCGATGTGTTCTATCCTCAGATCCGGGGCATTAGATCAACGTCTATCAACTGATATGTTTGGCAAGAACAAAGTCCGGAAGCGGTTGAGCCGTTTGCGCGCGTCGGCATCCCAAGGGGTGATGCGTCACCGCTGGAAATTCTTCGTGTTGGGTGTGGGTTTGCTGTTGCTGGGATTCTATTTCTCCCTCATGCCACCCGAAGTCGGTCAAGAGTTTCTTCGGGTGTTGGATCGGAATGCCACTGCCGGCGTGGTATTGCTGCGATTTTCAGGTTTGTTCTTTTTCCTGCTTGGCGGCATGGGTTTCAAGATGAAATTTGATCGTGACTATTTCCCTGAACGCTATCGCAATCGGAAAGACTAGCCACGCTTATACCCGCGTTCTCCCCTCGTCCCTTCTACCCCGATACCGCGTTCAAATCTCTTGGTCGTCTTTCTGGTCGGCGGTCTCGCCGAGCAGAATTTCTCGCCCGATTTCGGGGTTCTCCACCGGTCATCGAGCACTGCTAAAGGTTCTGGGTCGATAGCCGTTATTGAAAGCGTGCGACTCTCTTTTCTCTTTTTACTCAACGCTTGTTTTGAGCGTAAGCCACGGTGACTCGTTATGAACTTTACCAAGTCAGCTCTATGCGCCCTGGTCGGCGTAGGATTATTGCTGCCCGCCGCAGGTGTTGCTGCGTCAAGCGGTAAACTCTATAGATGGGTGGACGCGACCGGTCGGGTGCACATTTCCGATCAGTTGCCACCCGGCCAGGCTGAGGAAGATCGTGAGATCCTCAACCGCCAAGGGCGGGTTGTCGATCAGGTCAACATTCCCGAACCGAAATCACCCGAAGAATTGGCCGCTGAAGAGCGGCAACAAGCCATCGAGCGGGAGCAAGCTCGCCAAGATGAGATATTGCTCACCAACTATGCGAGCGCGGCGGAGATTACTCAGGCTCGTGACGAGCGTCTCGACGAACTGCATCATTTAATCCACATCGCCAAACAACAGGTCGACCGGGTTAACGAACTGCTCGAGAAGCGACGTATACATGCCGATCGCTTCCTCGGCAACAATGCTCCGGTTCCCGAATACTTGCAGTCGGAGCTGCACAAGCTTTCGGCTGAGCGCGACGCGCACCAGCGCTACATCGAGGCGCGTCAAGAGGAAATGGCGCAGACCTGGGTTAATTATCAACAGGATCTGGATCGGTTCAGTGCCCTTGGGTCGGTCACGCCGGTTGTTGCAAGCGATCACTAACGGAGTGTCTAAAGGCCTTTTGCCGGTTCCCCCAAACCGGATATTGCCGCGGGATATCATCTTATCCCGCGGCATTTTTATACCCGATCACCAATCGATTCGCCCTCACCGGCCAGTCTTTGAGAAAATCGACAACCTGAACTGATGACTTTGCGAAGCCCCGGATCGCAGGAGTGGTGATTTTTTGGCGTTGGCTTGTTTAGTGCGTTCATCAATCTCGGGTAGAGAGGTCTTATTGGCGCACGTATTTACGTGCATTGTCTGGGTGACGGCCTTCGGATGTCTGCTGTTGCCGTCAGCCGCTGACGCGTGGGGGCATGCGGGACATCGCATCATCTGCGAGATTGCCTGGCTTGAGATGAGTTCGCCGGTCCGCCGGGAGATACGCCGAATACTGGCAACGGAATCCCCGCGGACTCGTTTTACAGACGCATGCGTCTGGGCGGATCAGGTACGCGGCGATGAACGATACGATCACCTTAAGCCGCAACACTATGTGAACGTGCCCCGCAGCAGTCGACGGTTCGACATCGCTCGCAGTAGCTGCATGACACAAGGCTGTGTCGTTGATGCGGTTCGGACGTATGCTGATCAACTCGATGCTGGCGTATCGAACCCGGAAGCGCGCGCGAAGGCACTCAAACTGTTTGCCCATTTCGTCGCCGACGTCCATCAGCCGCTGCACGTGGCGTACGCCGACGACCGGGGCGGCAACGACGTCTGGGTGCGCTTTTCGGACGCTCAAGCGCTTCCTGCGAGGTGGTCCGATCAACCGACCAATCTTCACCGACTCTGGGATTCTTTGCTCGTGGACTATCTCAGTTCGGATTGGCGCAGCTACGCGCAAGCGCTGCAGAAAGACGTCTCACCGGCGGAGCGCCGACAGTGGGCATCGTTCGAGCCGGAAGCCTGGGCGCAAGAATCCTACGAGCTGACGCGGACGGTGGTTTATGCATTAGGGCCGGATCAGCGGATTGATCGCCAATACCTGGAGCGCAACTCGCGAGTGGTCAAGGCGCAACTGCGAAAAGCCGGCGTGCGGCTGGCGCAGCAACTGATCGAGCGCCTCGATCCGGTTAGGCAGTGTCCGACTCAACCCCCGGCAGCGACATGCTGGCACTAACCGGGGGTAGGTTTGGGCTCTATAGATTGCTATGGCTGATACTGATGGGGGTGAAACCCTGTAGTAGCGGCCCAAAAATCGGTCCGTATTCGGTGAAGCTCAGCCCGACACCAAGTATCAGCGTGGCCGGGGGCGAGATGATATTGGCGCTGGTGATGGCAACGCGGCGAGAGAACCGAGTCAGGCGCGGTAGCCGCTGCTCCACGATGCGTGCGGCTCCGCTGATCGGGATCGGGCCAAGCATGAGGTTTGCTTCTGTTAAGTCGTTGACTTCAATGGCAAATTGATCGGCCAGTGAGATCGAAATTGCCTGGCCATGCACCGCTCTCAGTTCACGGTCCGTTAGGGATTCAAGTTCCGCATGCGCCACCCACGGAATTAGAAACGCAATCGCTAAAATTGCCGTGAAAGCACTTCTCATAACCCCGGTCTCCTTTGTGTTGAATCAGATTCGTTGCCTGACCAAAATTTTTGGTGAGGGAAGCGTATCGAACCATTTAACGGCCGACGCCGATGTTTCCGCAGCTTCGGTTGTGAGCTGGGATGTTCAGTACGTTTCAACTTTAGCTGGCGTTCGCGGAGCTGGCGAGTCGCGCTGCTGGCGATGGGGTGTTGTGGTGTCGCTGTGCTACTTTCAGTTCGGAGTGCCGGGATCTTCGTGGCGGGCGCGTTGCGTGACATACGAGATTGTGAGGGAGCGTTTTATGATCAAAGAGGTCTTGGGGGTCGGGTTTGTTGTTATCTCCCTTTTGTGCATGTTGCCAAGTTCGGCCGCCGCCAGTTCCGATACCGATTTTAAATGGGGCCTGGTTGCCTATCATGTCAACTTCCCCGGTTACGAACTTTATCCCGATGATTTTCTGCGCATCGCCGGTAACGGTATTCAATGGATCCGTATCGATTTCGCTTGGGGGCGTTTGGAACCGACTCGGGATGCGCCGTTCGATTTCACCTACTTCGACATGGTGGTGCAGGAGGCGAGAAAGAACGGACTGCGAATCGTCGGAACCCTGGGTACTGGATACAATACGCTGCAGCGACCGGTTGCCCCGTTATGGACTCAGGCTTTGAGCGGTGGGGATTACGCGCGGAAGATCGCACAATATGCCGATGCGGTGGTTGAACGCTACGCTGCTGATGTCGACGCATGGGCACTGGAAAACGAGCAGCATTTGGCGCTCATACATGTCTTGACGCGATGGCGGTTTCGATTGTTTCGCCCCGAGATTAACGACCGGATCATGCTGGCTTTGTCGGACGCGGTGCAAGAGTACGATCCCACGGCGGAGGCCATTCTCACGGTATC
This window encodes:
- a CDS encoding phosphatase PAP2 family protein translates to MTTQKRTTLANRPNRQLVTDWVSDHPWLTGLCIIAVLSIPSFFLADQPLARFFRSPEAPFKSFFARLDALGDSSYSLVPSLAGWLIFSYVCRQPDIRMRLPFDTRRVALQCAFVFSCVASSGIAVNILKILFGRARCVVLFESDTYGFHFFRLGYDFASFPSGHATTAIALATALIYLAPRASRWLIPLFIAAAFSRVAVTAHFLSDVLVGGFLGAWMTWLWREAFRQRGWLFSSDDEPWSSVYTGPFTAWSTLLRERDPDQSGYR
- a CDS encoding glycosyltransferase family 39 protein, yielding MHQEHGTPMLLHTTNVPALSTDLDRRPPRRVAGWLVLLCLLFFLPGFTSLPPTDRDESRFAQASRQMWQSGDWVTIRFQDDERNRKPAGVYWLQAASARILAPFAGEQAIWPYRIPSLLGAIAAVLLTYQLGQRLFSRPVAALSALFLASSVLLGVEARLAKTDAVLLAVIVLAQGCLARLYLDPKNKPSPIFWAVLFWIAQGLGILIKGPIICAISGLTVAWLTITDDNRRWLRSLRPGWGLLIVAGLVLPWIIAISIATEGRFVRDALLGDLLAKVPSGQESHGAAPGSYLLSFALTFWPASLFALVATPWVWRSRNDPAVRFCIAWLLPTWLMLELVATKLPHYILPVFPAASLLVAAALASPKGTWQAAAPGARVLAGAFGAFGGSALIALCVAIPWHLGFGIPVASLFTVATVILGSLAIVYALKDSDGRRLFRWTSVTAIAFAMSFYLGLLPRLTPLWISPRIAESLQAHELASDRVTAVGYHEPSLVFLLGRSTQLAASTEAAAKLLGNGNAKVALIPRQDAQKFLELLKERGLGATWWDEIRGFNYNGGDWMDLAILALDRPNHVHASGLSHDNAETNHARQSP
- a CDS encoding glycosyltransferase family 39 protein, with the protein product MLSSVASLGSDHTAPRQPINRWPAVAFLFVSAAVTVWHVAFLYQGWLNLFFDEAQYWFWSTEPAFGYFSKPPMVAWIIYLTTSLLGDSEFAIKVGSPLVHCATSWLIFALTRDLYGPKEAFWAGLGYLSLPAVAFSSAIVSTDPPLLLFWAASLVCLHRALTGGQWIWWVGLGVAIGLGMLSKYAMLFFLMGLVVHGLWSGSLTKLLHRRFALSVLIAGLIYLPNVLWNLDHGLVSYVHTGDNARLDRAGLRPGEFLAFVASQALVFGPVFFGALVAILLRLFRSRSVSERTGFLLSFSLPPLIFYSVLSLVSGANANWAVTAYVSAVPLVTATLYRHRKWWLYGALVLHAALAVALHEIPKSPQPFGFELSARSDPLRRIRGWDEMGAQVVALWKLYPEAKVLVTDRPSAAEFLYYARPAPVVKWNADGDIDDHFDLVRGLRDEDTGRYLLVTDKSQPTDILARFERIISLGTLSAPRCCGDSMTYHAFLLSAFRGYGTATDEQPTGRSH
- a CDS encoding phosphatase PAP2 family protein, translating into MPQHVIFWVAGLTGLMALVFLLFPEIDLWVAGWFFLEPGRFVLTDTTTAWWLGEAVDFIVLAVLLGLLFGLTRCWRSGHQSFGMNRRRILYLLLVMLLGPGLMVNTVFKDNWGRARPLHVSEFGGDAQFTPPVLVAEQCERNCSFVSGDASVGFYFVALAFVFRRKWLRLMLFGGAAGLFLGFERMLQGAHFLSDVLFSGVVTFAVAWLLAQVFLPEDRVAWWPSVRGRPASST
- a CDS encoding alpha/beta hydrolase, yielding MEGLERPTAEMAETWEYGVEPGLTLRGGIIDRGRSTLIHFLPGTAFACRLYWPFLSRLAEHYDLFWHDLHGHGESDDGGLEFRGWRFTVDAATAMMDRFGLRHGERRIVGMGHSYGGCMTLIMAAERPELFGQLLLTDPFMVPESREVTYRSMMPTLVQRTRQRNPVWSDEAAVRSYLKARLMFQDWHEEAVDAFIRYNMSPTDSGQLQLKCPPVIEAGVYDDVVDALWPSVDVLQTPTVILSGDRTVPFFREGHDLAARINPHVGLIRVAGGHNFMQERPEIIARQALDVLGASS
- a CDS encoding nitrous oxide reductase accessory protein NosL produces the protein MGRIKLRVLLMLSLLGLVLPIVGMAEVHKHEVDYCGLCGKEVANAHVKFVVTYPGGKQETLGCAGCGLSVMSVQKVEGGQTMDFLRGEMLDAKVAFYVVGSDFGACCAPSWLSFSSQKEAEKFAKGFGGEVLDFDGAMAWLAK
- a CDS encoding DUF4124 domain-containing protein gives rise to the protein MNFTKSALCALVGVGLLLPAAGVAASSGKLYRWVDATGRVHISDQLPPGQAEEDREILNRQGRVVDQVNIPEPKSPEELAAEERQQAIEREQARQDEILLTNYASAAEITQARDERLDELHHLIHIAKQQVDRVNELLEKRRIHADRFLGNNAPVPEYLQSELHKLSAERDAHQRYIEARQEEMAQTWVNYQQDLDRFSALGSVTPVVASDH
- a CDS encoding S1/P1 nuclease, yielding MAHVFTCIVWVTAFGCLLLPSAADAWGHAGHRIICEIAWLEMSSPVRREIRRILATESPRTRFTDACVWADQVRGDERYDHLKPQHYVNVPRSSRRFDIARSSCMTQGCVVDAVRTYADQLDAGVSNPEARAKALKLFAHFVADVHQPLHVAYADDRGGNDVWVRFSDAQALPARWSDQPTNLHRLWDSLLVDYLSSDWRSYAQALQKDVSPAERRQWASFEPEAWAQESYELTRTVVYALGPDQRIDRQYLERNSRVVKAQLRKAGVRLAQQLIERLDPVRQCPTQPPAATCWH
- a CDS encoding beta-galactosidase, translated to MIKEVLGVGFVVISLLCMLPSSAAASSDTDFKWGLVAYHVNFPGYELYPDDFLRIAGNGIQWIRIDFAWGRLEPTRDAPFDFTYFDMVVQEARKNGLRIVGTLGTGYNTLQRPVAPLWTQALSGGDYARKIAQYADAVVERYAADVDAWALENEQHLALIHVLTRWRFRLFRPEINDRIMLALSDAVQEYDPTAEAILTVSAAGFEPFVRRMEGLIQFDSIGLYTYPVSFVPFVVEPDGFDEQIANEIALVKSVADGRDVILLETGYQTPTPGLGRTESLQARYIESIARSAVDGGAQGLFIYQYLDNPDEWLPREEAFGLVRADGERTPKPAWIRYGEVIQAYTP